A window from Strongyloides ratti genome assembly S_ratti_ED321, scaffold srae_scaffold0000003 encodes these proteins:
- a CDS encoding Transposase, ISXO2-like domain-containing protein, whose product MERAGLVNLHTRNNIQFVDHEVKGGNKESYIDSMIIESFECGNNKGKSDEKPNCAWKKANKTLRERQKNKDHDLQDNEEHNKSIKDTHSIFNLVVSFENLNKSTLLSQHNEILHWSSTTLASDEQQITTVDRSALIGRDAGYTIEWCVLGNSRGVGEKMSNASSLQMCEVKALRLCVDKLIRLKETSSLPKSEILLISDSSYLVESVNTHLNVWNETEAVKYLQNRGLIPETKECENSQAMKLSFGNVIRWRCSLRSCRKQIKVRVRTWFQGTRMPLKMAILFINYWASKESSGERMKRELELKPDMWRGYTKVGASGYEHLKVTHKYNFVDPLTNARTQNIERVWELVKERSKRHNGTHRSMLEGYMHEFSWRKINKDN is encoded by the exons ATGGAAAGAGC CGGTTTGGTTAACCTGCATACAAGAAACAATATTCAGTTTGTTGATCATGAAGTCAAAGGTGGTAATAAAGAATCTTATATTGACTCCATGATAATTGAATCTTTTGAATGCGGTAACAACAAGGGTAAATCCGACGAGAAACCTAATTGTGCTTGGAAGAAGGCGAATAAGACCTTAAGAGAGCGACAGAAAAATAAGGACCATGATTTACAAGATAATGAAGAGCATAATAAATCGATAAAAGATACACATTCTATTTTCAATTTGGTTGTTTCATTTGAAAATCTAAATAAATCTACGCTTCTTTCTCAACACAATGAGATATTACATTGGTCTAGTACGACTTTAGCTTCTGACGAACAACAAATTA cTACTGTAGATAGGTCTGCATTGATTGGTAGAGATGCTGGCTACACTATCGAATGGTGCGTATTAGGCAACTCAAGAGGCGTTGGAGAGAAAATGTCAAATGCTTCCTCTCTGCAAATGTGTGAAGTAAAAGCTCTACGCTTATGTGTGGATAAGTTAATTCGGTTAAAAGAAACGTCCTCATTACCGAAAAGCGAAATTCTGTTAATTAGCGACAGTAGTTATTTGGTAGAAAGTGTAAATACTCATTTGAATGTTTGGA ATGAAACTGAAGCTGTAAAATATCTTCAAAACCGTGGTTTAATTCCTGAAACAAAAGAATGCGAAAATAGCCAAGCAATGAAGCTTTCTTTCGGCAATGTAATTAGATGGAGATGCAGTCTTAGAAGCTGCAGGAAACAGATTAAAGTACGGGTCAGAACGTGGTTTCAGGGAACCAGAATGCCACTAAAAATGGCAATCTTGTTCATTAATTATTGGGCAAGTAAAGAATCGTCTGGAGAAAGAATGAAAAGAGAATTGGAGCTGAAACCAG ATATGTGGAGGGGATACACCAAAGTAGGTGCTTCTGGGTATGAGCACTTGAAGGTGACTCATAAGTATAATTTTGTGGATCCACTGACGAATGCTCGTACCCAGAACATTGAAAGAGTCTGGGAGTTAGTGAAGGAGAGGTCCAAAAGGCATAATGGAACCCATAGAAGCATGTTGGAGGGATACATGCACGAATTTTCATGGag